A single Lolium perenne isolate Kyuss_39 chromosome 6, Kyuss_2.0, whole genome shotgun sequence DNA region contains:
- the LOC127325508 gene encoding zinc finger BED domain-containing protein RICESLEEPER 2-like has product MEEDEEMQRAAGKEEEISVKEEEMQRAVGKEEEMLGLAGKEEEMSKTAGLEEEKMPTGSQYIRSSQGREELFDSVVEKLGIECTKKPSLDVASRWNSTYLMIESVFPYQEAFVELGKQDKQFKFAPSEKEWALAEELRKLLRTFFAATKVVSGTKYPTSNRYFHEIWNVKVLLDRQAKNKNVIIASMVHEMHEKFDKYWKESYLANCIPLILDPRYKHGFVKFRLEQAFGKKDSEHHIAKVDEVMHKIFKEYSLQIGESAADNSEEEDDADAVLGDENPLADWEAHLKVQNKQVASELDRYLNEDLFPKRKVFDILGWWKINAPKFPILSSIARDLLAVQASTVASESVFSIGGRVVSDYRSRLKSGTVEGLICLQDWLQAADPSYINKKTNTDDDVDEECQVLLPSVAEAATYSLVLLLCVAKLAPAKCIDKGVTLMANIGYGSDKKTRLCSQ; this is encoded by the exons atggaggaggatgaggagatgcaaagggcggcggggaaggaggaGGAGATATCGGTGAAGGAGGAGGAGATGCAAAGGGCGGTGGGGAAGGAGGAGGAGATGCTAGGGCTGGCGGGGAAGGAGGAGGAGATGTCGAAGACGGCGGGGCTGGAAGAGGAGAAGATGCCGACAGGCTCCCAG TACATCAGAAGCTCACAAGGCCGAGAGGAACTCTTTGACTCTGTAGTTGAGAAGCTAGGAATTGAGTGTACCAAGAAGCCCTCATTAGATGTTGCATCTAGGTGGAACTCAACATATTTGATGATTGAGTCAGTTTTCCCTTACCAAGAAGCATTTGTGGAGTTAGGGAAACAAGACAAGCAATTTAAATTTGCGCCTTCAGAAAAAGAGTGGGCTTTGGCTGAAGAACTCCGAAAGTTATTACGGACCTTCTTTGCAGCAACAAAGGTGGTGTCAGGTACAAAATACCCTACATCAAATAGATATTTTCATGAAATATGGAATGTGAAGGTGTTGTTAGATAGACAAGCCAAGAATAAGAATGTTATCATTGCATCAATGGTACATGAAATGCATGAAAAATTTGATAAGTACTGGAAAGAATCCTATTTAGCAAATTGCATACCTCTTATCTTGGATCCAAGGTACAAGCATGGGTTTGTTAAGTTTAGACTGGAACAAGCTTTTGGAAAGAAGGATTCAGAACATCATATTGCAAAAGTGGACGAGGTCATGCATAAGATCTTCAAAGAATATTCTCTTCAAATAGGAGAATCTGCTGCTGATAACtcagaagaagaagatgacgcgGATGCAGTGCTAGGAGATGAGAATCCTTTGGCTGATTGGGAAGCCCATCTCAAAGTGCAAAACAAACAGGTAGCATCAGAGCTTGATAGGTACTTGAATGAAGATCTATTTCCCAAAAGAAAAGTATTCGACATTTTGGGATGGTGGAAAATAAATGCACCTAAATTTCCTATCCTATCTAGTATTGCACGTGACCTGCTAGCTGTGCAAGCGTCTACTGTGGCGTCTGAATCAGTGTTTAGCATTGGTGGGAGAGTTGTTAGTGATTATAGGAGTAGGCTGAAAAGTGGTACGGTCGAGGGCTTGATTTGCTTGCAGGACTGGCTACAAGCTGCTG ACCCTTCATACATCAACAAAAAAACCAACACTGATGATGATGTGGATGAAGAGTGTCAG GTATTATTGCCCTCAG TTGCTGAAGCTGCTACTTATTCACTTGTACTACTCTTGTGTGTAGCCAAGCTGGCGCCGGCCAAATGTATCGACAAGGGAGTTACCTTGATGGCCAATATTGGTTATGGTTCTGACAAGAAAACCAGGCTCTGCAGCCAGTAG
- the LOC127325505 gene encoding uncharacterized protein — protein MPVQGRRTSCYHWCSDFICAHAIFAGGFVTAPVAVMHLVKRPYSGHAILFAAFAAFCTTLTFLLCCSFYAELKRPPWPRWLAPTEASTEERDRRRQQHGRESSHEQLRHPELTVMSRDDLRAALAANRVPSYAYEHPEEGAAAECAVCLGEVEKGDSVRRMPLCLHVFHTECIDQWLRSHATCPICRCSVIPPPERPPEVVLDVGS, from the coding sequence ATGCCCGTCCAGGGGAGGCGCACCTCCTGCTACCACTGGTGCAGCGACTTCATATGCGCGCACGCCATCTTCGCCGGCGGGTTCGTCACCGCGCCGGTGGCCGTGATGCACCTCGTCAAGCGGCCCTACTCCGGCCACGCCATCCTGTTCGCCGCCTTCGCCGCGTTCTGCACCACCCTCACCTTCCTCCTCTGCTGCAGCTTCTATGCGGAGCTCAAGCGGCCGCCCTGGCCCCGGTGGCTGGCGCCCACGGAAGCGTCCACGGAGGAGCGCGATCGTCGTCGTCAGCAGCACGGCCGCGAGTCGTCGCACGAGCAGCTCCGCCACCCCGAGCTGACGGTGATGTCGCGCGACGACCTTCGGGCCGCTCTGGCCGCAAACCGCGTCCCGAGCTACGCCTACGAGCACCCGGAAGAGGGCGCCGCCGCTGAGTGCGCGGTGTGCCTCGGCGAGGTGGAGAAGGGGGACTCTGTGCGACGGATGCCGCTGTGCCTTCACGTGTTCCACACCGAGTGCATCGACCAGTGGCTGCGCTCGCACGCGACATGCCCGATCTGCCGGTGCAGCGTGATCCCTCCGCCTGAACGGCCACCGGAGGTGGTGCTGGACGTAGGGTCGTGA